A single window of Microbispora hainanensis DNA harbors:
- a CDS encoding glycoside hydrolase family 18 protein, which produces METSGAAGKLTHINYAFGFVGPEGTCYSADPWADWQRPVPADQSVDGVADSDDQPLKGNLGQLKKLKARHPGLKVLISLGGWTGSAHFSDAVLTPESRAKLAASCVDLWLKGNLPGLPAGVAAGVFDGIDLDWEWPGSAGNDGNVIRPEDKQNFTLFLAELRRQMKAHDRHDQLTAFLPAAATKIDAGFEVRKVFDQLDFATVQGYDLHGPWENRTGHQANLFTDRRDPNDVKYSVDQTVRDYIARGAPKNKIVIGVPAYGQGWTGVTSRADGRYATATGPAPGTWAPGSDDYKILVNKPGKRYRDLLTGTLWLYDGNEFWSYDDPAVMLEKAAYIRLKGLGGSMLWSIDQDDAKASLTTALYSILR; this is translated from the coding sequence GTGGAGACGAGCGGCGCCGCCGGGAAGCTGACCCACATCAACTACGCCTTCGGGTTCGTCGGCCCTGAGGGCACCTGCTACTCCGCCGACCCCTGGGCCGACTGGCAGCGCCCCGTGCCCGCCGACCAAAGCGTCGACGGCGTCGCCGACTCCGACGACCAGCCTCTCAAGGGCAACCTCGGCCAGCTCAAGAAGCTCAAGGCCCGCCACCCCGGCCTCAAGGTCCTCATCTCCCTCGGCGGCTGGACCGGCTCCGCCCACTTCTCCGACGCCGTCCTCACCCCCGAATCCCGCGCCAAGCTCGCGGCCTCCTGCGTCGACCTGTGGCTCAAGGGCAACCTCCCCGGCCTGCCCGCAGGCGTCGCCGCCGGCGTCTTCGACGGCATCGACCTCGACTGGGAATGGCCAGGCTCCGCCGGAAACGACGGCAACGTCATCCGCCCCGAAGACAAGCAGAACTTCACCCTGTTCCTGGCCGAACTCCGCCGCCAGATGAAGGCCCACGACCGGCACGACCAACTGACCGCCTTCCTCCCCGCCGCCGCCACCAAAATCGACGCCGGCTTCGAGGTGCGGAAGGTCTTCGACCAGCTCGACTTCGCCACCGTCCAGGGCTACGACCTGCACGGCCCCTGGGAGAACCGCACCGGCCACCAGGCCAACCTCTTCACCGACCGCCGCGACCCCAACGACGTCAAATACAGCGTCGACCAGACCGTACGCGACTACATCGCACGCGGCGCACCCAAAAACAAGATCGTCATCGGCGTCCCCGCGTACGGCCAGGGCTGGACCGGAGTGACCTCCCGCGCCGACGGCCGCTACGCCACCGCCACCGGCCCCGCCCCCGGCACCTGGGCCCCCGGCAGCGACGACTACAAGATCCTCGTCAACAAACCCGGCAAACGCTACCGCGACCTGCTCACCGGCACCCTCTGGCTCTACGACGGCAACGAGTTCTGGTCCTACGACGACCCCGCCGTCATGCTGGAAAAAGCCGCCTACATCCGCCTCAAGGGCCTCGGCGGCTCCATGCTCTGGTCCATCGACCAAGACGACGCCAAAGCCTCCCTCACCACCGCCCTCTACTCCATCCTCCGCTGA
- a CDS encoding MarR family winged helix-turn-helix transcriptional regulator, translating to MDDSVDRHIARWRGKAPFDERVEAIVTRMQFLVKHLAQAKDSALAAVGLQDFEYETLHWLGARGEGGRATPSELAAELKVSPAGMTGRLDTLEKAGLVRRIRSVEDRRRVDVELTSEGRAIWLKAMDLRGEVEDAMVGVLGPDDQEILAALLKRMLLRVENPGHA from the coding sequence GTGGACGACTCGGTGGACCGGCACATCGCGCGGTGGCGCGGGAAGGCGCCCTTCGACGAACGCGTGGAGGCGATCGTCACGCGCATGCAGTTCCTGGTGAAGCACCTCGCTCAAGCGAAGGACAGTGCGCTCGCCGCGGTGGGCCTGCAGGACTTCGAGTACGAGACCCTGCATTGGCTCGGGGCCCGGGGAGAGGGCGGCCGTGCCACCCCGTCCGAGCTCGCCGCCGAGCTGAAGGTCTCCCCCGCCGGCATGACGGGCCGCCTGGACACCCTGGAGAAGGCGGGGCTCGTCCGGCGCATCCGCAGCGTGGAGGACCGCCGCCGGGTGGACGTGGAGCTGACGAGCGAAGGCCGCGCGATCTGGCTCAAGGCGATGGATCTGCGCGGCGAGGTCGAGGACGCGATGGTGGGCGTTCTGGGGCCGGACGACCAGGAGATCCTCGCGGCGCTGCTCAAGCGAATGCTGCTTCGCGTGGAGAACCCCGGCCACGCCTGA
- the holA gene encoding DNA polymerase III subunit delta: MANPAPVTLVVGDEEFLADRAVGSIVAAVRAENPGAELHDLQGSKVEPGELTGLVSPSLFGDRSVIVIRGAQDLSKDVIAEIVKYTAHPADDAVLVLAHAGGAKGKALVDGVKKAGADVVTVAKPTKAGERLDFIKAEVRREGRSISPAAAQALLDAVGSDLRELAAACNQLAFDTEGKNIDEAAVAKYYRGRAEVSGFTIADLAIEGRLGEALEQVRWAVATGVAPVLIVSALAGGLRSLAKVGGAPRNLRGGQLASHVGMPPWKIDRVKRQLSGWGPDGISTALQAVATADEQVKGGGTDPAYALEKVVHTIVASRNKR, from the coding sequence ATGGCGAACCCAGCACCTGTGACCCTGGTCGTCGGCGACGAGGAGTTCCTGGCCGATCGCGCCGTCGGCTCCATCGTGGCCGCCGTACGCGCCGAGAATCCGGGGGCGGAGCTGCACGACCTTCAGGGGAGCAAGGTGGAGCCGGGGGAGCTGACCGGGCTCGTTTCCCCCTCGTTGTTCGGTGACCGCTCGGTCATCGTGATCCGCGGGGCGCAGGATCTCTCGAAGGACGTCATCGCCGAGATCGTGAAATACACCGCCCATCCGGCCGACGACGCCGTGCTGGTGCTGGCCCACGCCGGTGGGGCCAAGGGGAAGGCCCTGGTAGACGGGGTGAAGAAGGCGGGCGCGGACGTCGTCACCGTGGCCAAGCCGACCAAGGCGGGGGAGCGGCTCGACTTCATCAAGGCCGAGGTACGCAGGGAGGGCCGCTCGATCTCGCCCGCCGCCGCCCAGGCGCTGCTCGACGCGGTGGGCAGCGACCTGCGCGAACTTGCCGCCGCCTGCAATCAGCTCGCTTTCGACACCGAGGGCAAGAACATCGACGAGGCGGCGGTCGCCAAGTATTACCGGGGACGCGCGGAGGTCAGCGGCTTCACGATCGCCGACCTGGCCATCGAGGGTCGCTTGGGGGAGGCGCTCGAACAGGTCCGCTGGGCCGTCGCCACGGGCGTGGCGCCGGTGCTGATCGTCAGCGCGCTCGCCGGGGGCCTGCGCTCGCTCGCCAAGGTGGGCGGGGCGCCCCGCAACCTGCGCGGCGGCCAGTTGGCGAGCCACGTGGGCATGCCGCCATGGAAGATCGACCGGGTGAAGCGCCAGCTGTCCGGTTGGGGGCCGGACGGGATCTCCACCGCCCTCCAGGCCGTGGCCACCGCCGACGAGCAGGTCAAGGGTGGTGGCACCGACCCGGCGTACGCGCTGGAGAAGGTTGTCCACACGATCGTGGCCAGCCGGAACAAGCGCTGA
- the rpsT gene encoding 30S ribosomal protein S20, which produces MANIKSQIKRNRQNEKRRLRNKAVKSSLKTAVRKFREAADQGNVDEALVALKAASRQLDKAVSKGVIHKNQAANRKSAIAKRAAALQAAK; this is translated from the coding sequence GTGGCGAACATCAAGTCCCAGATCAAGCGCAACCGGCAGAACGAGAAGCGCCGGCTGCGTAACAAGGCCGTCAAGTCGTCCCTGAAGACCGCGGTCCGCAAGTTCCGCGAGGCTGCCGACCAGGGCAACGTCGACGAGGCCCTCGTCGCGCTCAAGGCCGCGTCCCGTCAGCTCGACAAGGCCGTCAGCAAGGGCGTCATTCACAAGAACCAGGCCGCCAACCGGAAGTCGGCGATCGCCAAGCGCGCCGCCGCTCTGCAGGCCGCCAAGTAG
- a CDS encoding MOSC domain-containing protein → MRILSVNVGRAVDADWAGNLRRTAIDKRKIEGRIAVRENGLAGDERADVANHGHPDQAVYAYAREDYDWWEPIMGRDLRDGQFGENLTTSGADVTGAVLGERWRVGTAVLEVTAPRIPCVVFRNWLDERGWVKRFTDANRTGAYFRVVEQGELGAGDEIEVLYRPSNGVTIAESFRAYHGDRDLMLRILDLPGHSDKWDRIAERVLGDRSGVVAT, encoded by the coding sequence ATGCGCATCCTCTCTGTGAACGTGGGCCGGGCCGTGGACGCCGACTGGGCCGGCAACCTGCGGCGCACCGCGATCGACAAGCGGAAGATCGAGGGCCGGATCGCCGTCCGCGAGAACGGTCTCGCGGGCGACGAGCGCGCCGACGTCGCCAACCACGGCCATCCGGACCAGGCGGTGTACGCGTACGCGCGGGAGGACTACGACTGGTGGGAGCCCATCATGGGCCGCGATCTGCGTGACGGCCAGTTCGGGGAGAACCTCACGACGTCCGGGGCCGACGTGACCGGCGCGGTCCTCGGGGAGCGGTGGCGGGTCGGCACGGCCGTCCTGGAGGTCACCGCCCCCCGCATCCCCTGCGTGGTGTTCCGCAACTGGCTGGACGAGCGCGGCTGGGTGAAGCGCTTCACCGACGCGAACCGCACCGGGGCGTACTTCCGGGTGGTCGAGCAGGGCGAGCTCGGCGCCGGCGACGAGATCGAGGTGCTCTACCGGCCTTCGAACGGCGTGACGATCGCCGAGTCGTTCCGGGCCTACCACGGCGACCGCGACCTGATGCTGCGGATCCTCGATCTCCCCGGCCACAGCGACAAGTGGGACCGGATCGCCGAGCGCGTGCTCGGAGATCGCAGCGGCGTCGTCGCAACCTGA
- the lepA gene encoding translation elongation factor 4 — MRTQPGQTDPALIRNFCIIAHIDHGKSTLADRMLQLTGVVDDRSMRAQYLDRMDIERERGITIKSQAVRLPWNGHVLNMIDTPGHVDFTYEVSRSLEACEGAILLVDAAQGIEAQTLANLYLAMNADLHIIPVLNKIDLPAAQPDKYAEEIAGLIGCDPSDVLRVSGKTGEGVKELLDHVVEHVPAPVGQPDVPARALIFDSVYDTYRGVVTYVRVVDGHLSKRERVLMMSTGAQHELLEIGVISPEPMPSDRGLGVGEVGYLITGVKDVRQSRVGDTVTNAAKPAAEALGGYEHPKPMVYSGLYPIDGDDYPELREALDKLRLNDAALVYEPETSAALGFGFRCGFLGLLHMEIVRERLEREFNLSLISTSPNVIYRVIMEDGKEHVVTNPSEFPAGKIGQIFEPVVKATVLAPAEFIGAIMELCQGRRGQLQGMDYLSEDRVEIRYTLPLGEIIFDFFDQLKSKTRGYASLDYEPSGEQEADLVKVDILLQGETVDAFSAIVHREKAYAYGVEMAKKLKELIPRQQFEVPIQAAIGARVIARENIRAMRKDVLAKCYGGDISRKRKLLEKQKEGKKRMKMVGRVEVPQEAFVAALSSEAPDKNKK, encoded by the coding sequence GTGCGCACTCAGCCTGGCCAGACCGACCCCGCGTTGATCCGCAACTTCTGCATCATCGCGCATATCGACCATGGCAAGTCGACACTCGCCGACCGGATGCTGCAGCTCACCGGTGTGGTGGACGACAGGTCGATGCGCGCGCAATACCTCGACCGCATGGACATCGAGCGGGAGCGGGGCATCACCATCAAGTCGCAGGCCGTGCGGCTCCCGTGGAACGGCCACGTCCTCAACATGATCGACACTCCCGGCCACGTGGACTTCACCTATGAGGTATCCCGGTCGCTGGAGGCGTGCGAGGGCGCGATCCTGCTGGTCGACGCGGCGCAGGGCATCGAGGCCCAGACGCTGGCCAACCTCTACCTGGCCATGAACGCCGACCTCCACATCATCCCGGTGCTCAACAAGATCGACCTGCCCGCCGCGCAGCCGGACAAGTACGCCGAGGAGATCGCGGGCCTCATCGGCTGCGACCCCTCCGACGTGCTGCGGGTGTCCGGCAAGACCGGCGAGGGGGTCAAGGAGCTGCTCGACCACGTCGTGGAGCACGTCCCGGCGCCTGTGGGGCAGCCCGACGTCCCGGCCCGGGCGCTGATCTTCGACTCGGTGTACGACACCTATCGGGGCGTCGTGACGTACGTCAGGGTGGTCGACGGCCACCTCTCCAAGCGCGAGCGCGTGCTGATGATGTCCACCGGCGCGCAGCACGAGCTGCTGGAGATCGGCGTCATCTCGCCCGAGCCCATGCCGTCCGACCGGGGGCTCGGCGTCGGCGAGGTGGGCTACCTGATCACCGGTGTGAAGGACGTGCGCCAGTCCCGCGTCGGTGACACGGTCACCAACGCGGCCAAGCCCGCCGCCGAGGCCCTGGGCGGTTACGAGCACCCCAAGCCGATGGTCTACTCCGGGCTCTATCCGATCGACGGCGACGACTACCCCGAGCTGCGCGAGGCCCTCGACAAGCTGCGGCTGAACGACGCCGCGCTCGTGTACGAGCCGGAGACCTCGGCGGCGCTCGGCTTCGGCTTCCGCTGCGGCTTCCTCGGCCTGCTGCACATGGAGATCGTCCGGGAGCGGCTGGAGCGCGAGTTCAACCTCTCGCTGATCTCGACCTCGCCCAACGTCATCTACCGGGTGATCATGGAGGACGGCAAGGAGCACGTCGTCACCAACCCGTCGGAGTTCCCGGCCGGGAAGATCGGCCAGATCTTCGAGCCGGTGGTGAAGGCCACGGTGCTCGCGCCGGCCGAGTTCATCGGCGCGATCATGGAACTGTGCCAGGGCCGCCGCGGGCAGCTCCAGGGCATGGACTACCTGTCGGAGGACCGGGTCGAGATCCGCTACACGCTCCCGCTCGGCGAGATCATCTTCGACTTCTTCGACCAGCTCAAGTCGAAGACCCGCGGGTACGCCTCGCTCGACTACGAGCCGTCCGGAGAGCAGGAGGCCGACCTGGTCAAGGTGGACATCCTGCTGCAGGGCGAGACCGTGGACGCGTTCAGCGCGATCGTCCACCGCGAGAAGGCGTACGCCTACGGCGTGGAGATGGCCAAGAAGCTCAAGGAGCTCATCCCGCGGCAGCAGTTCGAGGTGCCCATCCAGGCCGCGATCGGCGCGCGCGTCATCGCCCGGGAGAACATCCGGGCCATGCGCAAGGACGTCCTCGCCAAGTGCTACGGCGGTGACATCAGCCGTAAGCGCAAGCTGCTGGAGAAGCAGAAGGAAGGCAAGAAGCGGATGAAGATGGTCGGCCGGGTGGAGGTCCCGCAGGAGGCCTTCGTCGCCGCCCTCTCGTCCGAGGCCCCGGACAAGAACAAGAAGTAG
- a CDS encoding transposase produces MHALVPGMKTFAAEHADWLTIVQLPAYAPDLNPTEGIWSLLKRGALANLAAADLPQLVRVIKRALKKIQYRAHLIDGCLPPTGLTMRTGGDITN; encoded by the coding sequence ATACACGCCCTAGTGCCCGGGATGAAGACCTTCGCCGCCGAGCACGCCGACTGGCTCACCATCGTCCAGCTCCCCGCCTACGCCCCCGACCTCAACCCCACCGAGGGCATCTGGTCCCTGCTCAAACGCGGCGCCCTGGCCAACCTCGCCGCCGCCGACCTGCCCCAGCTCGTCCGCGTCATCAAGCGCGCCCTGAAGAAGATCCAGTACCGGGCCCACCTCATCGACGGATGCCTCCCACCGACCGGCCTGACCATGAGAACGGGAGGCGACATCACGAATTAA
- a CDS encoding GntR family transcriptional regulator has protein sequence MSACCPTLEPVIEFRPDQLKWEAVLEEIRRRIRTGEYQVGHPVPGEPRMAEEFGIAKGTARRVINELLKAGDVYTVLGKGTFSRRPRDRRPARERHRRRVRAPEQIGGLRRHPGRGAVRSPSPGPGVSGGWSRGRW, from the coding sequence ATGTCCGCCTGCTGTCCTACTCTTGAGCCCGTGATCGAGTTCCGGCCTGACCAGCTCAAATGGGAAGCCGTCCTCGAAGAGATACGACGGCGTATCCGGACGGGCGAATACCAGGTGGGGCACCCCGTCCCTGGTGAACCGCGCATGGCCGAGGAGTTCGGCATCGCCAAGGGCACCGCACGCCGGGTCATCAACGAGCTGCTCAAGGCCGGAGACGTCTACACCGTGCTCGGCAAGGGCACCTTCAGTCGCCGACCCCGAGACCGGCGGCCCGCCCGGGAGAGACACCGAAGACGAGTGAGGGCCCCCGAACAGATCGGGGGCCTTCGAAGACACCCAGGCAGGGGAGCCGTACGAAGTCCCTCCCCCGGGCCGGGTGTCAGCGGAGGATGGAGTAGAGGGCGGTGGTGA
- a CDS encoding ComEC/Rec2 family competence protein has protein sequence MTAVGFPHGLTGDHDEPDSGPTVCSEAGCAERGCAGRGCDLPGCAGSGCAGSGCSGSWRDEPGDEPGSEPAGRDEAGQGRAVSGPVALAAPAVAAWLTALVLLGCSAVAGAAVALAATIAGAVMWATAWTAGRRGKRAGGRLADLVGAPGAALRTALAVLASTAVTATVTAFMVHRVTTGPVPDLAHRSVSVTAEAEITDDPRIRPHQGGVSRRETAVVQARMLLVSAARERYAVDVPVVLLGPADGWRPLLPSQRVRVRGRLSPAEQGEPVAAVMLVRGLPEPIGTPSAVQRTAGVLREGLREASGVLPDDQRGLLPGLVVGDVSRLDEEVRLDLVTAGLSHLTAVSGTNLAIVAGAVLVFGRFAGLPLALRAVVAVIAMIAFSVVARPSPSVLRALVMGTVAAVALGTGRTRDGVAALSATVLGLVVFDPGLARQWGFALSVFATGGILILAPRWRDRLTARRVPRLLAEALAVSAAAQAAVTPLLVLMSGRLDLAAVPANLLAEPAVAPATVLGFGAAVVAPVSMDLARLLVRPAGWAVGWIIAVAQRAADLPFASAEWLGGVAGVAALAAAAVAGWLVLRGRARRRLVAALSAGALLAVLVAVPVVSPWPPPGWLLVVCDVGQGDALALAAGPGRAVVVDSGPQPGPADRCLRALGVRQVPLVVLTHPHLDHVGGLPGVLRRRAVGAVVVSPSRVPEGEAVRVSAQLRAAHIPEWQAVPGMRWRFGPSEITVLAPEPGVGPQGPGEGAVSNNASVVLLVRWFGPSTSPGGSPAAPGGSLAAQGTVTAPGAAGVQAPAAEGAAGAQSATTASGAATASGPAAAPGVPGASAEAAAPGVRPVAGPMVGPVAGPVAGPVVGPMKGAVSGPALGTALLAGDLETEAQEALVRRGLPRVDLLKVAHHGSSRQAPAFLAATGARAALISVGAVNDYGHPAPLTLRRLRWLGMRPYRTDLSGDIAVVATDDGLAVVVRGKGARAR, from the coding sequence GTGACCGCCGTCGGCTTCCCTCACGGCCTGACCGGGGACCACGACGAGCCGGACAGCGGCCCGACGGTCTGCAGTGAGGCCGGGTGCGCTGAGCGGGGGTGTGCCGGGCGGGGCTGCGACCTGCCGGGGTGTGCCGGGTCGGGGTGTGCCGGGTCGGGGTGTTCCGGGTCGTGGCGTGACGAACCGGGCGACGAGCCGGGCAGCGAACCGGCAGGGCGCGACGAGGCTGGACAGGGCCGGGCGGTCTCCGGTCCGGTGGCTCTGGCCGCTCCGGCGGTGGCCGCCTGGCTCACGGCGCTCGTGCTGCTCGGCTGCTCCGCCGTCGCCGGAGCTGCCGTGGCACTGGCCGCGACCATCGCGGGCGCGGTCATGTGGGCGACTGCGTGGACCGCCGGGCGGCGCGGCAAGCGGGCAGGTGGGAGACTCGCCGACCTGGTGGGAGCGCCGGGGGCCGCGCTCCGGACCGCCCTTGCGGTGCTCGCGTCCACCGCCGTCACGGCCACGGTGACGGCGTTCATGGTCCACCGGGTGACGACCGGGCCGGTGCCGGACCTGGCCCACCGGAGCGTCTCGGTGACCGCGGAAGCCGAGATCACCGACGATCCGCGCATCCGGCCGCACCAGGGCGGGGTGTCCCGGCGGGAGACGGCGGTCGTCCAGGCCCGGATGCTGCTCGTGTCGGCCGCTCGGGAGCGGTACGCCGTGGACGTGCCCGTCGTGCTGCTCGGTCCGGCCGACGGCTGGCGTCCGCTGCTGCCCAGCCAGCGGGTCAGGGTGCGCGGGCGGTTGAGCCCGGCGGAGCAGGGTGAGCCGGTCGCGGCCGTGATGCTCGTCCGGGGGCTGCCCGAGCCGATCGGCACGCCCTCGGCCGTTCAGCGTACGGCCGGGGTGCTACGCGAGGGGCTGCGGGAGGCGAGTGGCGTGCTGCCGGACGACCAGCGCGGGCTGCTGCCCGGCCTGGTCGTCGGCGACGTGTCACGCCTCGACGAGGAGGTGCGGCTCGACCTGGTGACGGCGGGCCTGAGCCACCTCACCGCCGTATCCGGCACCAATCTGGCGATCGTGGCGGGTGCTGTGCTGGTGTTCGGGCGCTTCGCCGGCCTGCCCCTGGCACTCCGGGCCGTCGTCGCGGTCATCGCGATGATCGCTTTCTCGGTCGTGGCGAGGCCGTCGCCGAGCGTGCTGCGGGCCCTCGTCATGGGAACCGTCGCCGCCGTGGCCCTCGGCACCGGCCGCACCCGGGACGGTGTGGCCGCCCTGTCGGCGACCGTGCTGGGGCTGGTCGTGTTCGATCCCGGGCTGGCCCGTCAGTGGGGCTTCGCGCTGTCGGTGTTCGCGACCGGCGGCATCCTGATCCTCGCGCCCCGATGGCGCGACCGTCTGACGGCGCGCCGGGTGCCCCGCCTGCTCGCCGAGGCCCTGGCGGTGTCCGCCGCGGCGCAAGCCGCGGTCACGCCCCTGCTGGTGCTGATGTCGGGGCGGCTCGATCTGGCGGCGGTCCCGGCCAACCTTCTCGCGGAGCCCGCGGTGGCGCCCGCGACTGTGCTGGGGTTCGGGGCCGCCGTGGTCGCTCCGGTGAGCATGGACCTGGCCCGGCTGCTGGTGCGTCCTGCCGGGTGGGCGGTCGGCTGGATCATCGCGGTGGCGCAGCGGGCGGCGGACCTTCCGTTCGCCTCGGCGGAGTGGCTCGGGGGAGTGGCGGGCGTCGCCGCGCTCGCGGCGGCGGCCGTCGCGGGATGGCTCGTGCTGCGTGGCCGTGCGCGAAGACGCCTGGTGGCGGCGCTCTCCGCTGGGGCGCTGCTCGCCGTGCTCGTGGCCGTGCCGGTGGTGTCCCCCTGGCCGCCGCCGGGATGGCTGCTGGTCGTCTGCGACGTCGGCCAGGGGGACGCCTTGGCGCTGGCGGCCGGTCCCGGCCGGGCCGTGGTGGTCGACTCCGGGCCGCAGCCGGGCCCCGCCGATCGGTGCCTGCGTGCTCTCGGAGTACGACAGGTGCCGCTCGTGGTCCTGACTCATCCCCATCTCGACCATGTCGGCGGGCTGCCGGGCGTGCTGCGCCGCCGGGCGGTGGGGGCGGTGGTCGTGAGCCCGAGCCGCGTGCCCGAGGGCGAGGCCGTACGGGTCTCCGCGCAACTCAGGGCGGCGCACATTCCGGAATGGCAGGCCGTCCCCGGAATGCGGTGGCGGTTCGGACCGAGCGAGATCACCGTGCTCGCCCCCGAGCCCGGTGTGGGGCCGCAGGGCCCCGGCGAGGGGGCGGTGTCCAACAACGCCAGCGTCGTGCTGCTGGTCCGGTGGTTCGGACCGTCCACATCGCCCGGCGGCTCGCCCGCGGCGCCTGGCGGGTCGCTCGCAGCACAGGGCACAGTGACAGCGCCAGGCGCTGCGGGAGTGCAGGCTCCGGCAGCGGAGGGGGCCGCGGGAGCGCAGAGCGCAACGACAGCTTCCGGCGCTGCGACAGCATCCGGCCCAGCCGCAGCGCCTGGAGTGCCCGGAGCGTCGGCGGAGGCGGCAGCCCCCGGAGTGCGGCCGGTGGCGGGGCCGATGGTGGGGCCGGTGGCGGGGCCGGTGGCGGGGCCGGTGGTGGGGCCGATGAAGGGGGCAGTATCGGGGCCGGCTCTGGGGACGGCCCTGCTCGCCGGTGACCTGGAGACGGAGGCGCAGGAAGCCCTGGTGCGGCGCGGCCTGCCACGGGTCGACCTGTTGAAAGTCGCTCATCACGGCTCGTCTCGACAGGCACCTGCCTTTCTCGCCGCCACGGGCGCGCGGGCCGCTCTCATCAGCGTCGGCGCGGTCAACGACTATGGGCATCCCGCCCCGCTGACGCTGCGGCGCCTGCGCTGGCTGGGCATGCGCCCCTACCGCACCGACCTGTCCGGGGACATCGCCGTCGTCGCCACTGACGACGGCCTCGCGGTGGTCGTACGGGGCAAAGGAGCGCGAGCCAGGTGA
- a CDS encoding MFS transporter → MIARLVAGRTVAALATALIPTGLTLAVIRVTGSALDLGVVLAAEMLPMLLLLPVGGVFADRFPPRRVILVADMVRCAAQMTLGALLLLGHPSIALMAGLAALTGAAVAFGVPAVSPLVIGVVPAERRLRVNAHMGVASGVAQIAGPALAGGLTLWLGPGWSFLLTGMLFAGSAITLGGLVTASRPASERDHLLHDLREGWREARRHRWFLISVAGHGVWHLGAGILLTLGPVIAVRSLGGESVWVVVAQAGTVATVLGVFAAPRLRIRRPLAVAAVGAAVYACPLAAFAFPAELPAPAVVVTAAYVIAMLGVGMLTPLWETVVQQRVEPQALGRVDSLDALISFAARPLGLAAAAPVAAWAGAAAPLLTAAVLVAVVNLAVLALPEVRRRTTEKAARPMPA, encoded by the coding sequence ATGATTGCACGTCTGGTCGCCGGGCGGACGGTCGCGGCGCTCGCCACCGCCCTCATCCCCACCGGGCTCACCCTCGCCGTCATCAGGGTGACCGGCTCCGCCCTCGACCTCGGGGTCGTCCTCGCCGCCGAGATGCTGCCCATGCTCCTGCTGCTCCCGGTCGGCGGAGTGTTCGCCGACCGCTTCCCGCCGAGGCGGGTGATCCTCGTGGCCGACATGGTCCGCTGCGCCGCCCAGATGACACTGGGGGCGCTGCTTCTCCTCGGGCATCCCTCTATCGCGCTGATGGCGGGACTCGCGGCGCTCACCGGAGCCGCGGTGGCCTTCGGCGTCCCGGCGGTGTCACCGCTGGTCATCGGAGTGGTGCCGGCGGAGCGCCGGCTCCGGGTGAACGCCCACATGGGAGTGGCAAGCGGCGTCGCACAGATCGCCGGTCCCGCGCTCGCCGGAGGCCTGACGCTGTGGCTCGGGCCGGGATGGTCCTTCCTGCTGACCGGGATGCTGTTCGCCGGATCCGCGATCACGCTGGGCGGCCTGGTCACGGCTTCGCGGCCGGCGTCCGAACGCGATCACCTCCTCCACGACCTTCGGGAAGGGTGGCGCGAGGCGCGGCGGCACCGCTGGTTCCTGATCAGCGTGGCCGGGCACGGCGTCTGGCACCTCGGGGCGGGCATCCTGCTGACCCTCGGTCCGGTCATCGCCGTACGCAGCCTGGGCGGGGAGTCGGTGTGGGTGGTCGTCGCGCAGGCGGGAACGGTGGCGACGGTGCTCGGCGTCTTCGCGGCCCCCAGGCTGCGGATCCGGCGCCCCCTCGCCGTGGCGGCGGTCGGCGCGGCGGTCTACGCATGCCCGCTCGCCGCCTTCGCGTTCCCCGCGGAGTTGCCCGCCCCGGCGGTGGTCGTGACCGCCGCGTACGTGATCGCCATGCTGGGCGTGGGGATGCTGACGCCGCTGTGGGAGACGGTGGTGCAGCAGCGTGTGGAGCCGCAGGCCCTCGGCCGGGTGGACTCGCTCGACGCGCTGATCTCCTTCGCGGCACGGCCACTCGGGCTCGCCGCGGCCGCGCCGGTCGCCGCCTGGGCCGGCGCCGCGGCACCACTGCTCACGGCGGCGGTGCTGGTGGCCGTGGTCAACCTGGCCGTGCTCGCCCTGCCCGAGGTCCGGCGGCGTACGACGGAGAAGGCGGCGCGGCCCATGCCCGCCTGA
- a CDS encoding winged helix-turn-helix domain-containing protein — protein MRYAQGGGFTPQEQRRREEVRLSAAVMFEQGVTNAAVARTLRVTQRSVERWRRAWREGGTAALASAGPHALPRLSPAQFARLEAELERGPLAHGFADQRWTLMRIKTLIGRMFHLGYTVQGVWYLLRRNGWSCQRPARRAIERDEAAIEVWKKEVWPQVEDPRRPTAPGSASKTKPVKG, from the coding sequence GTGCGGTATGCCCAAGGCGGCGGCTTCACCCCCCAGGAGCAGCGGCGCCGCGAGGAGGTACGGCTGAGCGCAGCCGTGATGTTCGAGCAGGGGGTCACGAACGCGGCGGTAGCCCGGACGTTGCGGGTCACTCAGCGGTCGGTGGAGCGGTGGCGGCGCGCCTGGCGCGAGGGTGGCACGGCGGCGCTGGCCTCAGCAGGCCCGCACGCGCTGCCCCGGCTCAGCCCGGCGCAGTTCGCCCGGCTGGAGGCCGAGCTGGAACGCGGTCCGCTGGCGCACGGGTTCGCCGACCAGCGCTGGACGCTGATGCGGATCAAGACGCTGATCGGCAGGATGTTCCACCTCGGCTACACCGTTCAGGGGGTGTGGTACCTGCTGCGGCGTAACGGCTGGTCGTGCCAGCGCCCCGCCCGCCGGGCGATCGAGCGGGACGAGGCCGCGATCGAGGTGTGGAAGAAGGAGGTCTGGCCGCAGGTGGAAGATCCGCGGCGGCCGACGGCGCCTGGATCTGCTTCGAAGACGAAGCCGGTCAAGGGCTGA